The Gloeobacter morelensis MG652769 genome contains the following window.
CAGGCAGTGCACAGCAGCCTCGGCCCCCTGCCCTCTAAGTCGTAGAGGCGGCGGCTGCCGCAGACCGCTTCGCCTTTGAGAATTGTCAACTGCCGAAAGTCCAACGTGCCGTCGGGGAGCCACTCCCACGGCACCACCCCTCCTTTGGAGAAGATTGCCATGTCGAATACGTCGATGACCCTCGTGGTACCCGCCCGCAACGAGGCCGCCCATCTCGACTGGGTATTGCCCACCGCCCACGCCGCCCTGCCCGCCAACACCCTGCTGGTGCTCGCCGACAGCGCTTCTACCGACGACACCCCGGCGGTGGCCCGCTCCTGGCTCGCGCACCTTCCCAACCTGCGCTACTGGCGCGCCGAGAAGCCCGGCAAAGGTCTTGCCGTCCGCGAGGCGTGGCGCGCCTTTCCGGCCGACTATCTGGCGTTTATGGACGCGGATCTGGCTACGGATCTGGCGGCTTTGCCGCGGCTGAAGTCCGCCCTCGACCGGGCCGACCTCGCCATCGGCAGCCGCCGCCATCCCCTGTCGCGGGTCCAGCGGCCGCTGCTGCGCCGGCTGGTCTCCCGCTGCTTTGGAGGGGTACTGCATAGCTATTTTCCAGACCTACCTTACCGGGATACGACCTGTGGCTTCAAAGGGATACGCGCGGAAGTTTTCCGGCAACTGGAGCCGCTGGTATTGAACGAACAGTGGTTTTTTGACACTGAGCTGGTGCTGCACGCCCACTGGCAGGGCCACGCCGTGCGCGAACTGGCCATTCGCTGGCGCGAAGAGCCGTCGCGCCCTTCGAGTGTGCATCTGCTGCGCGTCAGCTGCGAGTATCTCCAGGAGCTGAACCGGCTTTGCCGGTTGCGGCAGATAACGCCCCCGGCACACCATAAAGCGCAGGCGACGGTTTTGCGCTGAGCACAGCACAAGCCAGGTGAAGCAGCACCGGCATCAGCTGGTGCTGCTTCACTGTCTTCGGGCAATACCAAAAAACATCATGGTCCCCGAGCAAATTGTGCAATCAGCAGCGTCCGCTTTGCCCAACATCCGTGTGCCCTGCCGCCGCAGCAACGTCCGTCCCAGCTTGCCGTGTCATTGCAAGTTCTCCATCGATGCCCTTCTGCTTCCTGGGGCGCAACCGTTCGTCGGTGCGCCCCCCAGGACACGTATTTCTGTCACTCACTACTGCTGAACCACAGCCCCGCAGTTTACCTGCAATTCCATCTGGAGAAAACCATGCATCAAGATCAACATCTTCCCGAAACCACCGCTGCCGATCTCGAAGCGCAATTGCCCGTTCGCCCAACTTCCTCCCACAGTCGCCGCGCCTTTTTAGGCCGCCTCGGTGCCGTCACCGCCGCCTCGGCGGCGATGGGCCTCACCGGCCCCGCCTTAGACGGCAAACCCGCCGCCGCCCGCGCCGCCGGTTTTTCCGGAGCCACCAGCTTCGCCCGCCGCCGGGCGCAGGCTTTCAACCTTCGGGTGGCGGCGGCCAGATTCCAGAAAGACCAGTTCTCTTTTAGCCACCCCGACAATGGCGATGAGGCTCTTTATGCCGATCGCAATTACTTCGCCAGCTACAGCAAAGGTCTGCCCCATAACGATCTGGGCGAGGTGGACCCGCAAGCTTACCGGGCATTGCTCAAGGCGATCCGATCGGGCCGCTTCGAGGATTTTGAGGCGATCCCGCTCGGGGGTACCAGGAAGCTCGACAACCCTGCTGCTACCTACTCCTTTGAACTGGAAGGTCAGGACGCCTGGGGATTGACGCTTCCGCCGGTGCCGACTTTCGCAAGCGCCGAATTCGCTGCGGAGGTGGTGGAAAACTACTGGGCCGCTCTGGTGCGCGACGTTCCCTATGCAGCTTACGACAGCGATCCGCTCATTGCGGCGGCGTGCGAAGATCTCTCCCGGTTCTCCGATTTTCGTGGTCCTAAAGACAACGGCCGCGTCACCCCCGCAACTTTTGCCCGCACGGGTCTTCCCGGTGAATTGAGCGGGCCGCTCGTCTCGCAGTTGCTGCTGTACGATATTCCTGCGATTGGTCCCCGGGCGCCGGTCACCCAGAAGGGCCTCTTCCAGGTTGCAGGGGCGGAGTTTCTGACCACCTACGCCGAGTGGCTCAACGTCCAGAGGGGAAATTCCGGCTCCGGCAAATCATCTTCCGACACCGAAGCCAGATACCTCTACAACGGGCGGGCGCAGGGAGATTACCAGCGCGGCGCCACCTCGGTGCAGTTTGTCGGCGACGTGGGCCGCATCCTCTGGGATCTCGGCAGCGAGGCGCTCGATCCGGCCAATCCTTATCTCAACTCCCGCACCCAGGATCCTGCGGCCACCTTTGGGGAAGCGGATTTGCTGGGTCTTATCGCGCTGGTGGCGAACCTGGCGGGCAAAGCCACCCTGTTTCAAAAATGGATCGTCCATCGGCGCCCGCGCTCGGAGGCGGCGGGTGGCCGGGTGCATAACCAGCTCATCGGCGCGGCCAACTATCCGTTCAACTCCGAGCTATTCGATTCTTCGGTATTTGAGCAGGTCTTCAGCCGCTACGGTACATACCTGCTGCCCACACCCCAGCCCTCCGGCGCCGGCCTGGAGCCGTCCTATCCCCCAACTTCAGTTATCGTCACAGCCGGAGCGGCGACCTTGATGAAGGCGTTTTTCGACGAAGCCTATGTGCTGCCCGACCCGGTGGTGCCTTCCGCCGACGGCCGGTCGCTGGAGCCCTACCAGGGCTCGGAGGCGCTCACGATCGGAGGCGAATTGAACAAGATGGTCGGCAACGACGCCTACGCCCGGCTGTGGCGTACCGGCCACTACCGGTCTTGTTCTGTGGCGGCAATTCAACTTGGGGAGGCGATCGCATTGAACGTGCTCAAGGGTAGAAAAGCCCTGTACGGCGAACCGTTCGCAGGTTTCACCCTCACCCGGTTTGACGGAACGACGGTCACCATCTAAACGCTGTACATCAGTGCTTCAGGAGTGCCGATATCACCAAACCGGCACGAGCGGGAGCAAAAGGCGGAGGTTCGGATATAAGCACATCTGTGCATCCCGAACCTCCGTCACCAGGCTCACCCGCAATCTTCACCGGACGTCAGAAGAGCCTTTTACATATCTGACCCGGCAGCCCAGGTTGGCTACCGAGAGCGATTCGGCCAATTCAGCGGCCATTTCCTTCCCGTCTAATCTGGGAAGGAAAATGAGCGAGCAGTGCGAGTTGCCCGAGAGGCACAGACCCCTCTGCTCGGCAAAATCGGCCAAAAACCTGACCAGCTGCTTTGTGAGTTTTGGGTGGCGTATTTCCACCCTGTCATAGGATTGTTGATCCATTCGATTGACTCTCCTTTTGTTCTTGCCCTTCAGGCCCGGCAGCCAGCCGGGCGTGAAAGGCAATGAGGTTATCCGTTCTTGAAGATTGTCAAGGTGCAGCTGCAGGGCAGGCTACCGCCAAGGATAAAAATCGATGCACACTCTCGGAGCCGCGCCCGTCGCCAAACCGAAGTTTATCGCATGTCTTCAAGATAGAATAGGGCAACCAGCGAAGAACTAAACACAGCAAAGTTGCGATCAGCTTTCTAAGCATTAAAATAATTATCTTTGCACTTTATCAGAATAGTTAAATAGCAGCCAGAAAAGCAATGAATGCTTTCTGGCTGCCGTCGGATCGAACCTGGAGCCGGACACATGAGACTGAATGACGAACTGGTCAGCACCAGCCGCATTCAAGATTTAGCTGACTTTACTCCAACGGAAATCAACACCCCTTGTGAGCGCATTAGTTAGAGTAGCACCTTCGAGGTTTGCACCATCGAAGGTCGCGTTGCTGAGATTGGCGTCCTGAAAATTGGCGCCCCGAACATCTGCGCCACGGAGATTGGCACCGCTGAGGTCGGAGCATAGAAAGGACGCTCCTCGTAGGTCTGCACCTACAAGGAATATCTCAAACATTCGCGCCCCATTAATACGACAGTCTCGCATATCTGAAGCCGAGGCTTTAACCTCACACAGATCTGCGAAACTCAAGATGGCTCTGAGCAGTTTTGCCCCAACCAAATTGGCACCCGTCAACTTGGCAGTTCGCAAAAATGCATCGGTGAGATCTGCGCCGACAAAATTGGCACCTGTGAGGATTGTTGCGTTAAATTTGGCACCGGAAAGGTTGGCGCCAGTAAAATCGGCACCAATTAGATTTGCTCCGGTAAATTTGGCACCGGCAAGATCGGCGCAAGTGAATTTTGCACCGGTCAAGTTTGTGCCGGTAAAGTCGGCGAGGGCAAGGTCCTGCCCAATAAAATTCTGCATAAGCTCCTTTGCTCTTTTCGTTGATCCCGGTCAGCAGAAGCAAAGCTAAACTTTTGCTCCACCGCCCGGAGGCGAAAGCCGGAAGGGGCGACCCTCGGCGCCGGGCGGTGAATGGGATTGTGTTCGGTCTCGGTTTTCAAGGTGCGACCGCACAGCCACTGCTGCTGTGGGAAGTCTTCCGTTACTCGTTTTCGAAGGAGCG
Protein-coding sequences here:
- a CDS encoding glycosyltransferase; its protein translation is MSNTSMTLVVPARNEAAHLDWVLPTAHAALPANTLLVLADSASTDDTPAVARSWLAHLPNLRYWRAEKPGKGLAVREAWRAFPADYLAFMDADLATDLAALPRLKSALDRADLAIGSRRHPLSRVQRPLLRRLVSRCFGGVLHSYFPDLPYRDTTCGFKGIRAEVFRQLEPLVLNEQWFFDTELVLHAHWQGHAVRELAIRWREEPSRPSSVHLLRVSCEYLQELNRLCRLRQITPPAHHKAQATVLR
- a CDS encoding pentapeptide repeat-containing protein yields the protein MQNFIGQDLALADFTGTNLTGAKFTCADLAGAKFTGANLIGADFTGANLSGAKFNATILTGANFVGADLTDAFLRTAKLTGANLVGAKLLRAILSFADLCEVKASASDMRDCRINGARMFEIFLVGADLRGASFLCSDLSGANLRGADVRGANFQDANLSNATFDGANLEGATLTNALTRGVDFRWSKVS